The stretch of DNA TCTTATCCCTGCTTATCTCTTCAATCTGCTGAGGGGTATAAATGATCTTAGGAGTGATAAAGACAAGAAGATTGGTCTTCTCATACTTCTTGGTCTTATATCCGAAAAGGTATCCTAAAACGGGGATGGAACTTAAAATGGGAATTCCTGAATCGGTCGATGTCATGTCATCACTGATAAGACCGCTTATAACTATCGTTTGTGCATTCCGCACACCGACGGTAGTCTTCGTAGACCTCTTAAGGGTAGTTGGCGCAGGTATTTGCGAAGATGCGCCTGTTTGTACAACCGCCTGCTGGACCTTTGTAACTTCCTGCTGTATATTGAGGTGCACAAAGCCGTTTTTATTAATGGTAGGCTTTATTTTAAGCTTTACACCCACGTCTCTGTAGTCATATGAGTTGATGGGGTTGCCGGCACTGTCAATACGGGTACTGGTAGTGTAAGGAACGTTGGAGCCTACAACAATTTCAGCCTCTTCATTGTTCATGGTGAGCAGCTGGGGGTGTGAAAGGATATTGATGTTATCTTTTGTACTCAGGGCGTGGATAAATGCGCCAAGGCTCGGATACTGCTTACCCATGTAAGTAATGCTGTTTCCGAGAACGCCGACGTTTAACCCTGATGGTATACTCTCTGCCGCTTTGGCAACCGTAGAAGAGTCCCCGCTTTGAATGCCTGATATAATACCTGCTGCTGTACTTATTAAATTCCCGCCTTTCTGAGTAACCCCGCCGATTATTGCCTTATCCCCTCCCAGTGACAATCCGCCGAGCCATTCTACTCCGAACTCTTCCCCTCTTGCCATAGACACTTCTATGATAGCAGCTTCTACGAGAACCTGCGGCCTCAGAGTATCAATCTCGCTTATAATGCGATCTATCTCTTTCATATCCTCAGCCGGAGCGCTGATAAGCAAAGAGTTTGTGGCAGGATAAGAAGATATAAATATCTTTTCTTTTGGTGTTGCAGCCTTTTTCCCCTCTGCTAAAAGTGTCTGAAGCGCTTTAGCTAAATCCTCTGCAATAGTGTGTTGAACATTATATATTTTTATGCTGCTCAGTTGTTTTGAGATAGGCAAATCCGTGTCGATAAGGATCCGCTTTAGTTTTTGAATATTTGAGGCAGAGTCAACCATAATCAGCGAATTTGTAGCAGGTATATTTACAAGATAAGCATCTCTGGACATCATGGGTCGGAACACACCTACCATAATGTTCGAATCAAGATAATCGAGTCTTGCCACATAGGTGACGATCTTGTCGTCCGGTGACATACTTGTCAGTTTTTCAGTATCAACAATGGCGACTGACATGCCTTTAGCGTCGGTTCCCCTGACAACCTTTATCGCTTCCGGAGTTTCCACTGCTGCAAACCCGTAATAATTGATCACTGTCTCGAAAACCCTGAAAACCTCCTCCCTGGATATGCTATTCGGTGCAAGAATTGTAACCTTGCCTTTCACTACGGTTTCATCGAAGACAAAGTTTTTCCCCATAATGTTGCTGACAAATCTGATGAGGTCCCTCAGTTCGATATTATCAAAGTTCATCTGTACATGACTGCTGGAGGACGCCGCCTGAGGCAAAGGATGTGCAGGAACTGGCGGTGAAGGAGGAACAACCTTGGTTGGATTTGCAGGTTGTGTTTGGGGTTGTTGTGCATTCTGCACCGGCGCAGAAGGTAACTTCTGAGGTGCTGTTGATGCGGGCGGCGAGGTCTGAGCAAAAGACTGGAACATGGTAACAATGAAAAAGAAAAGCGTCAAAAACAAAACAGATTTTTTATTCGTTGACAAATTCAGTACCTCGTGAAAAGTTCATATGTTATTTTGCCTCATAATAGAGTGTTCTTATTTGATTTTCTCGTAAGACTTTGACTTTCAATTTTGCTGCGAGCCTGAATGCCTGTCCGGCATTTCTCACATCATCCGATGTAATCAGTTTTCGTCCATTTACCTCTTGAATAATGTCGTTTGGAACAATTCCCATCTTTTCAGCTATACTCCCACGGTCAATTGATACGATTTGGAATCCGTTTGACTGTCCACTATTATCAACTGATACTTTTACCGCAACATTTGACATAACAATATTGTTGTCCGCTCTTATTCTGTCCGCCAGAGCTTTTGATAGAGTGACATTATTACCTTCTTGTCTTATATCTCTTGAATAATCCACCTGCTGCCTGGAAGGCGGTTGTCCTTCTTTCTCCTTTCCGGCTGTTTTATAGTTTCTTGTTTCCAATACAACATTCGAACTCCCTGTACGGAAATTCACCCTCTCGAATCCTGCTGCAAATAATTTAATCCTGGCGCCAAAATCACTCTTTTTTATCAGAACTGAATTCCGTTGTATATCGGATACTGCCAGTCCATTTTCTATGACTTCTCCCAATCCGTATGTCCATACTCCCTTTTGCTCACCCCTGTCAATGACAGCATAGAGGTCTGTCTTTTTTCCTCCGAGCCACACACCCTTTAAAGTCATAGTTTGCATTATTTCAGTAAGTCTCTCTTCCTCAATCTGTTTTTCTGTTTTCGTTACAGGCATTTCAGCCTGGAGTTTTGCCCTGAAGAGGTTCCTCTTGATTATTGCATCATAATCAGCTTTAACTTCTGCAGAGGGATTCTGAAGTGAAACAGCTCTCCCGTATATATTTTTACCGGCACTCTGTAATGGAATTTTCATAACAGAGGCATTAATAATTATCAATAAAACTACTGCTGTTAATACAGCGGCAGCGCTTGACACTATATAAGGGTAAAACAGGAAATATTTCTTTAACACACTTATTTCCTCAGGTAGATAATTAATCTATATTACCAAGCATGATACATCATCAAAAATAACTCTGAGTCAAACATTTCGGAGATTCCAAGCCAACTGTTTTCCGGGGTATGAATATACCTTAATAGTCCTTTTCCCGGATGTTATTCAGGTTATTTCGATTTATTGTATCACATTTCATGTGTAGGAAATAGAATAATATTGAAAGTATTGGTAGGAATTAGGGCATATATTTTTTATATGGAAAAGAATAAACCCCCATGAAGTGAGATATATTCCTTGGCAGAGCTGCTGGAACGGGTCAAGCATTCTTTGTATGAGTACTTCTTCTGTGTCAAAATAAGAATATTCAGTAAGCAAATCTATACAAAACGCTTGACTATAACTGGCAGTGCTGCTACACCATTCAAAGCAAGGTAGGGGGAAATGGCAAATACTTGCTCCGTTTTTTATTCCGTATTCACATAAACGTTTATGTGAATCAGGCTTGGGTGGTCAGCGGCATGTCGGGGATTTTGCAGATGTGGATGGGCTGTGAGATTTGCAGGCCGGAGGCCAGGATTAAATGTTAAAAAACTGTTTTAGCCGGGTACCCACGAGCAGCCAATTATATAGAAAGCAGCCGCCTGTCACATGGGTGGCAAACGTCGGAGGATCGCAAGGCGAAGCAGACCGCCGCAGATCAATATCCTCGAACATGACGCTGACCTACCAAGTGAAAAAGGCAGACAAAATTGCTCAGAAAACAGAAGGATAAGACAAAAACTTTTGACAATACCCTTTTTGCTGTGCAAAGTATAAATATGAAAAGAATCATAGAAAATATTATTTTTATTATTTTCATTACACATATCGGTTTTTTTGCCCAGTCATATGCAGGAGAAAAGGATATTTTCAAGCTCTTAAATAATGGCAAGATTAGTGTAAATATAAGCAACCTGCCATTGAATGAGGCATTAAGAAAACTTTCAGCAAAATTTACCATTGAATTAAAGGGTTACGCAGTAGGGAACGAACTGATTAATTTGAATATATCAGGAATCACTCTTGACGATATGCTGAAGCGAATGATGCGCGGTTATAATTACGTTCTTATAAAACCTGAAAACTCCCAAAAATCTATACTCATGGTGCTCGGCAGGGCAGAGAGGACAAAATACATGGAAGCACCATCTGTGACCGATATAGAAGCCCATTCGTCTTCAAACATGGACGTATATCAGGTTCAGCAGCCGGCGGCTGCCACTGTGCCCCAACATAAACCAAATTCGACAGGCAATCCGCAGACAGCAAACACACCCGCAGAAATTCCGTCTGCGGATACTGCATCTCAGACCCAAAACAAAGGCAACGTTAAAACCGGGGTAGAACGCTGATTGCATCGCGGGTTCATAGTAAAACTCTTTGACATTTTCTGCAATATCGGGGCGACTTCTATCATTGACTTTCTTTGTAAAAGACTCGTAAAATAAGATGCTTTGACACCAATGACACTAAAAAAAAATATTGGTTTTACCCTTCTTGAAGTAATTCTTTCAATAACGCTTTCTTCGCTTCTACTATTAACGGTGTATTTTACCTATTTTGGTATCAATCGGTCTGTTGATGCGGCGTCTGAAGGACGGGAAGTGCTTGAGGCAGGCCCTGTTCTTCTGGAGTTAATTAAACAGGATCTACGCGGGGTTGCACCTCCCCCGAAATCCCAATTTATAAGTAAAATTCAAGACAGGGAAGAGGAAAAACCCTCACACAGGATAGACTTTATTACAACATCGGCAATGGGAGACACTGCCTTTGGGCTAAGCGTTGTGGGATATTTCACGTACAACATACCTGATAAAAAGGAAAAAATATTTGTAAGGAGAGAATCGAAGGATATAAAAAATGAATTGGTAGAGGGAGGTATAAATTATGAGCTTTCAAATATAATAACCTCCTTTAAATTGGCTTTCTATGACGGTGAAAACTGGGTTGACGAGTGGGATAGCCGTACTCTGGGAAAAATGCCGAAACAGGTGAGAATCATGATCACGCTAAAAGATGAAAAAGGTTTCTCAAAAGAGTTTATTTCAGATGAGACAATTCCAAGTGCATTATATTAAACCCATATTTTCCATTAAGATTAGTATACAGGTTAAAAACATGTTGAAGAACAGCAAAGCTCCGATGGAATTCAACCCATTCCTGCCACTGTTTCGCGGAAAGGGGAGGGGAGGGAATTCAGATGAAAGAGGTTTTGTTCTCATTGTGGTTATGCTTGTTATTGCGCTGCTTTTCCCCATTGTTCTCACATTTAATGCAAGAACTCAGGCTAGGCTTCTTCAGGCTGCCAATTTCAGGGACAATACCCAGGCTTTGTGGCTCGCACGTTCAGGAGTTGAAGCGGCAATGGGGATTCTCAAAGCGGATAACCCTGCTTACGATGCAAAAACGGATAATTGGTCCATGGCTTTTCCTGCTATTGAAGTTGGCGATGGAAAACTCGAAGTCGATATTATTGATGAAGACAGAAAAATTAATATCAACCAGCTTGTTGATTCAAAAGGCGTAAACGTGAATTCCTATGTGGAAAACAGCTTGAGAAAACTTATTGCGCGCCTTGGAGGAAAACAGGAGATCGTTGATGCGCTGATAGATTTTATAGATGCAGATAGCGAGCCCTTCGGCACATGGGGCGCTGAATATGAGTATTATAAACCCATGGGTTACTCTCCCAAAAACGGTCCCCTTGATTCGCTTGATGAACTTTATCTTATAAGGGGATTTGATAAAGATTTGCTTGTGGATAAAAAACTGAAGGATTATATTACCATTGCCCCGACAGATGGAAAATTAAATGTTAATACCGCCAAAAAAGAAGTATTATATGACATTCATGATCAACTGAGAGAAGGACTTGTCGAAGAGATTGTTCGATACAGGGATGGAAAGGAATTTAAAAACATTGTGGATCTGAAAAACGTAATCGGCGTAACCGATAATCTCTACGCAAATATTTTGCCTTACACAAAGGTCAATTCATCGGTATTTACAGTTCACAGCAAATACACCATTTATAAAGTAACAAAAAATGTTGATGCCCTTTTAAAAAGAGAGGGAAAAACAGTGATTATTATTTCCTGGAGAGAAAATTGAAAAGGAATGTGTCTTCCATTATCCGGCACGAAGGTATCTGTCATGGGGTAAGGTTTTCGATCAACAAACATGAGATTTCGGATCTGGAGATCCATCAGAAAGGTACATTCGATGAGATACGAGATGTTTTGAAGGGTTCTGACTTTGGCGTATCTATGGATACCTCAACAGGCTATATGGTTCATCTTAACTTCCCTTTTACCGGAAAGAAAAAAATAGGTCTTGTTATCAACAATGAACTGGAAGATGTATTACCCTTCGGTGTTGAAGGTGTCGAAGTTGATTTTCAGGAAATCGGCAGGGGAGATGTATTGTCAGTTGCAGTGCCAAAAGATGCCCTGGATGGATTCAAGGGGAATCAAGATATAAATATCATTACCCTCAATGCGCTCGCTGTTTTATATGCCCTCAAATGGTTTAACATATTGTCCATGCCGGACTACGTTTTTTTCAATATCGATGGCAATACGGCGTCTGTCATGGTATTTCAGAAAAATAAGCTTAAATATCTGAGACAATTTTTTTATTCCCCGGAATCAGATTCGTTGAATCAGGCCATTGAGGAACTTTTAAGCCATAAAGAATTTGATGTGGCGACGTATTGTTTGATCGGCAGTGATAAAGATGTGCAGATACAAAAGGAGCGCATTGAAAAGAAATTCAATATCCGGCTTGATACACCGTCTTTAAAAACATACCTAAAACATGATGATTGTCCGGAATGGCTCTGGGCCGGCATCGGGGCAGCACTCCTGTCAGCAAATCCAAAACATGAAATAAACCTCTTAAGAAGCCGCCGCAGGGTGTTCTCGTCGCTGAACAAAAAAAGCATCTTTTTGGTTGGGGGCGGTATTGCGGCTTTAAGTATGGTAATCATGTCCATTTTTTATCTAAATTATTACATGAAAGAACGGGTTTATAAATATCTGACTTCCGAACAGGTAAGGTTATACAGGTCAGTATTCCCCAATGCGGCGCCTGTCAACGACGTAGGAAAGTTCTTTGAAGACAGAGTTAAATCCATCGATCAGCAACTGCATGGTGCAGGGATAAATGTTGCCATGGCTCCCCTTCAGGTGCTTGCCGGGATCAGCAGCAGCCTTGACAATCAAATCGATGTAAAACTGAACGAATTTGTGTGCGATGAGAAGGAATTTGCCATATCCGGAACAACAATATCCTTTGCAGTTGTTGAAAAGATTCAATCAAACCTTGAAAATGTTAAAGATATTAAATCAGTAGAAATACAAAGCGTTGATATTGATGACGGAAAGCAGGTAAGATTTAAAATCAGGGGAAAATTGTGAAAAATATTCTAAGTGTTTTCAGATTATTATCCGAAAGGATCTATATTGCCATTTTTGTCGGTATCATCGTGGTAACGTCAGTATATGCCTATCTATTGAAAGAAGATGCCCGTATTCTCGAAGGGAAAATAGCAACAAAACAAGTGGAACTTGGCAAAGTCATAAAATTGAAAGATCAATATCAGGAAAAAAAGAGAATATTAGAAAAGCCCTCCCCAAAGGGAAGTCAGCAAAGGATCATTTCCCTTGGTATGATTGAAGGTGCTGTTACAAAATCGTTTACTGGCGGGAAGCTCAACATGTTGAAACCATCAATGACAAAAGAAGATAAGTGGGGAAGCGCTCAGAGAATTTTTGAAATAAAAGTGGGCGGCGCTGCCCTCGGTGAAATTATTACTTTTGTAAAAGCTTTGGAAACTTCGGGGCTCTATGTAAAAAAGCTGCAATTGACCATGTCCGCTGCAAACCAGACAGTTATTGATATGTATGCGGTAGTGATAGGCGGTTAGCATCCTTATGGCATTTGACATTGGACGTATAAAATTAAAAATTAAAGATATTTACAGGAATAAAATATCAGGCCTGAGCATCAAGAAAAATCTTTTTTATGCCGGGGCCGGGGTCTGGTTTTTTGTTTTGCTCATAGTACTTTTGAATTTATTTTTCCCATACCAGAAACTTTTCGGAATTGCCTTTCAGAATTTGTTTGTCGGAAGCAAAATGCTGGTTTCTATTGAGGATGCTAAAATGAAACCAGGCGGTGGAATAGTGTCAAAAGTAGTTTTTGGTCATGAGGCGATGCAGGGAAAACCGCTTTTTGAAGTTGAGAAATTAAGAATCAACTGGAATTTGTTTTTACTTCTAAAAGGTATCCTCAACATAACTTCTGATGCATCGGTATATTCAGGGACAATGAAAGCAAACATTGAAAATATTCCGATTATGGCAAATTCTCTGCCTCTTTTAAAAATGAGCCTTGCCAATGTAAACCTTGCCGCATATCCGGAAAACAGATTGCCCTGGTTCAGGAGTATCAGCGGCACATTAAACGGGTGGATCAAAGAAGAATTGTCTTTCTATGCACCGGAAAAGAAGAAAGGCAATTTTTCTATTAATGTGAAAAACGGGGAGATCAAGGAAATATCGGTAAGAGATTTTCCCCGGCTCACTATTCCGTATGATGAGATCGTCATTGAGGGTGAAATTAATGGGGAGAGAATCAATCTGAACAAGATTGCCATAAATAGTCCGGGCAACAGCATAAAAGGCATCGGTACAATTAATATGAACGACTATGAAAAGAAGGTTGATTTAAAATTGTATTATGAGGCACTGAACAAAAATGCCCCCCTTGCAGGTAAAGGTACGATTACCATTACAGGCAAACAGTGGCCTCCCGAGGTAATCATTACCCCTGAAGTTCCGGTAAAAACATCAGAAAGGGCGCCTTAAAAGCAAACATCAGGAACATCTCCTGTACAGATGGAGTAATTTCAATTTTCATTCAGATTTTATTTTGCATCAAGAAAAGAGTATTTGATGAGAAAATTACAAACCGAGTTGGCTATGCGACCCAAGGCGAACCAAATCAAGATGCTCATCGTCGG from Pseudomonadota bacterium encodes:
- a CDS encoding PDZ domain-containing protein encodes the protein MLKKYFLFYPYIVSSAAAVLTAVVLLIIINASVMKIPLQSAGKNIYGRAVSLQNPSAEVKADYDAIIKRNLFRAKLQAEMPVTKTEKQIEEERLTEIMQTMTLKGVWLGGKKTDLYAVIDRGEQKGVWTYGLGEVIENGLAVSDIQRNSVLIKKSDFGARIKLFAAGFERVNFRTGSSNVVLETRNYKTAGKEKEGQPPSRQQVDYSRDIRQEGNNVTLSKALADRIRADNNIVMSNVAVKVSVDNSGQSNGFQIVSIDRGSIAEKMGIVPNDIIQEVNGRKLITSDDVRNAGQAFRLAAKLKVKVLRENQIRTLYYEAK
- a CDS encoding prepilin-type N-terminal cleavage/methylation domain-containing protein — encoded protein: MTLKKNIGFTLLEVILSITLSSLLLLTVYFTYFGINRSVDAASEGREVLEAGPVLLELIKQDLRGVAPPPKSQFISKIQDREEEKPSHRIDFITTSAMGDTAFGLSVVGYFTYNIPDKKEKIFVRRESKDIKNELVEGGINYELSNIITSFKLAFYDGENWVDEWDSRTLGKMPKQVRIMITLKDEKGFSKEFISDETIPSALY
- the gspK gene encoding type II secretion system minor pseudopilin GspK, producing the protein MLKNSKAPMEFNPFLPLFRGKGRGGNSDERGFVLIVVMLVIALLFPIVLTFNARTQARLLQAANFRDNTQALWLARSGVEAAMGILKADNPAYDAKTDNWSMAFPAIEVGDGKLEVDIIDEDRKININQLVDSKGVNVNSYVENSLRKLIARLGGKQEIVDALIDFIDADSEPFGTWGAEYEYYKPMGYSPKNGPLDSLDELYLIRGFDKDLLVDKKLKDYITIAPTDGKLNVNTAKKEVLYDIHDQLREGLVEEIVRYRDGKEFKNIVDLKNVIGVTDNLYANILPYTKVNSSVFTVHSKYTIYKVTKNVDALLKREGKTVIIISWREN
- the gspN gene encoding type II secretion system protein GspN, producing MAFDIGRIKLKIKDIYRNKISGLSIKKNLFYAGAGVWFFVLLIVLLNLFFPYQKLFGIAFQNLFVGSKMLVSIEDAKMKPGGGIVSKVVFGHEAMQGKPLFEVEKLRINWNLFLLLKGILNITSDASVYSGTMKANIENIPIMANSLPLLKMSLANVNLAAYPENRLPWFRSISGTLNGWIKEELSFYAPEKKKGNFSINVKNGEIKEISVRDFPRLTIPYDEIVIEGEINGERINLNKIAINSPGNSIKGIGTINMNDYEKKVDLKLYYEALNKNAPLAGKGTITITGKQWPPEVIITPEVPVKTSERAP